In one Arthrobacter sp. TMP15 genomic region, the following are encoded:
- a CDS encoding DUF4913 domain-containing protein translates to MSEAYDEETGEVIDDGDSQDGEEAQAAEPKHQDVYEFFERTYSPYYELADARMSALKRDSPLMSWCDQWWLHKSVVGRMVAAWYAWEDAFAAGGGAMSSWILEHADRHYDRVMSEEGPFRKCKSGHTDDLDEYRTIAAPDSLRLHDEAKADHDIGTQQWGLGTASSSGVRLLSPPADKLLS, encoded by the coding sequence ATGAGTGAAGCATACGATGAGGAAACCGGGGAAGTGATCGACGATGGGGACTCACAGGACGGTGAAGAAGCTCAAGCGGCAGAACCCAAACACCAAGACGTGTACGAGTTCTTTGAACGCACTTACAGCCCCTATTACGAACTGGCTGACGCCAGGATGAGCGCTTTGAAACGCGATAGTCCACTCATGTCGTGGTGCGATCAGTGGTGGCTCCACAAGTCCGTCGTGGGGCGCATGGTCGCGGCCTGGTATGCCTGGGAAGACGCCTTCGCTGCCGGGGGAGGGGCAATGTCCTCATGGATACTCGAACACGCGGACCGGCACTACGACCGGGTCATGTCCGAAGAAGGACCCTTCAGAAAATGCAAAAGCGGTCACACCGACGACCTCGACGAGTACCGGACCATTGCTGCACCCGACTCACTCAGGTTGCATGACGAAGCTAAAGCCGACCATGACATCGGGACGCAACAATGGGGACTTGGAACAGCAAGCAGCAGTGGCGTGCGATTACTGTCACCGCCAGCGGACAAGCTTTTATCATGA